A part of Paenibacillus sp. sptzw28 genomic DNA contains:
- a CDS encoding LTA synthase family protein — translation MKYIPDVRGCARRHALLYLAVLMIWLKTYFTHRYYFELPVSGWYQELILFISPLSSILIMLGLSLVFLRSRWHIAIIIVSVSSGILLLANVLYYRFFNDFITLPVLLRSTQIGQVWGSIADLLRPSDFLVFADTAALIILVKGGGSRRAVIRRLHILCMLAAAVSLLLFNLDAAEKLRPGLFSRTFDRQLVVRSIGAFNYLVYDTVNSARMKARTVAAGSKDVAVVKAYLASGRRDRVDPVMFGLAKGRNVFLISLESLQSFVLDKKIGGEEITPFLNGLAKDSFYFDRFYHQTGHGKTSDAEFLIDTMLYPLPSGAVFFTHAQNTFHSLPKQLKETGYYPVVLHGNNRTFWNRDQMYETMGYERFYSAEDYNIDEENSVGWGLKDIPFFEQSVGKLRALPQPFYAKLITLTNHHPFTLKKEDRLLPPFDANSKTLNHYFNTVRYMDEALKDFFKAIKTAGLYDNSVFILYGDHYGIARKHGKAMAKFLGKEKLTALDHEQLQRVPLIIHIPGVKGRTISTVSGQIDLKPTILHLLGQDSVQGLGFGHDLFALNKQQMAVLRDGSFVTDRYVFTGNKCYSISDEAKTDPARCEPMREEAQKQLKFSDKIIYGDLSRFLKHEKS, via the coding sequence TTGAAATACATACCGGATGTAAGAGGCTGTGCCCGCAGGCATGCCTTATTATATTTGGCAGTGCTGATGATTTGGCTGAAAACGTACTTCACGCACCGTTATTACTTTGAGCTTCCGGTCTCCGGCTGGTATCAGGAACTTATTCTCTTCATTAGCCCGCTCAGCTCCATATTGATTATGCTTGGTCTAAGCCTGGTGTTTCTGAGAAGCCGCTGGCATATCGCAATTATTATTGTGAGCGTGAGCTCGGGGATCCTCCTGCTGGCTAATGTGCTGTATTACCGGTTTTTCAATGATTTCATTACCCTGCCGGTACTGCTCCGTTCTACGCAAATCGGACAAGTGTGGGGCAGTATAGCCGACCTCCTGCGTCCGTCGGATTTTCTTGTATTCGCCGACACGGCAGCCCTGATCATCCTGGTGAAGGGCGGCGGCAGCCGCCGTGCCGTGATCCGCAGGCTGCACATCCTCTGCATGCTTGCGGCTGCCGTTTCACTGCTTTTGTTCAATTTGGACGCAGCGGAGAAGCTTCGACCCGGATTGTTCAGCCGCACGTTCGACCGTCAGCTCGTTGTGAGAAGCATCGGCGCCTTCAATTATCTCGTCTACGATACGGTCAACAGCGCGAGGATGAAAGCCAGAACCGTGGCCGCGGGCAGCAAGGATGTGGCTGTAGTGAAAGCTTATCTGGCCTCCGGCCGGCGCGACCGGGTCGACCCTGTAATGTTCGGGCTTGCCAAAGGGCGAAATGTGTTCCTGATTTCACTCGAATCGCTGCAAAGCTTCGTGCTGGACAAGAAAATAGGCGGGGAGGAAATTACGCCTTTCCTGAACGGGCTGGCGAAGGACAGCTTTTATTTCGACCGGTTCTACCACCAGACGGGCCATGGCAAAACCTCGGACGCCGAATTTCTGATCGATACGATGCTCTATCCGCTGCCGAGCGGGGCGGTATTCTTCACCCATGCCCAGAACACGTTTCATTCGCTGCCGAAGCAGCTCAAGGAAACCGGCTACTATCCAGTCGTACTGCACGGCAACAACAGGACATTCTGGAATCGCGACCAGATGTATGAAACTATGGGCTATGAGCGGTTCTATTCAGCGGAGGATTATAACATCGATGAAGAAAACTCCGTCGGGTGGGGGCTTAAGGACATTCCTTTCTTCGAGCAATCGGTGGGTAAACTGCGCGCACTGCCGCAGCCTTTCTACGCCAAGCTGATCACGCTGACCAATCATCATCCTTTTACGCTTAAGAAAGAGGATAGGCTGCTTCCGCCATTTGACGCGAATTCAAAGACGTTAAACCACTACTTCAATACAGTCCGGTATATGGATGAGGCTTTAAAGGATTTTTTCAAAGCGATTAAGACCGCGGGATTGTACGATAACTCTGTTTTTATTCTTTACGGGGACCACTATGGGATAGCGAGGAAGCACGGCAAAGCGATGGCTAAATTTCTGGGGAAAGAAAAGCTCACCGCTCTGGACCATGAACAGCTGCAGCGGGTTCCGCTTATTATTCACATCCCCGGAGTAAAAGGGAGAACAATTAGTACCGTTTCCGGCCAAATCGACCTTAAACCGACAATACTTCATCTGCTCGGTCAAGACTCCGTTCAGGGGCTTGGCTTCGGACATGATTTGTTTGCTTTGAACAAGCAGCAAATGGCCGTCCTGCGAGATGGGAGCTTTGTTACGGACCGTTACGTTTTCACAGGGAACAAGTGCTACAGCATATCGGACGAGGCAAAAACAGATCCGGCTCGATGCGAGCCCATGCGCGAAGAAGCGCAGAAGCAGTTGAAATTTTCCGACAAAATTATTTATGGGGATCTGAGCCGGTTTTTGAAGCATGAAAAAAGCTGA
- a CDS encoding polysaccharide deacetylase family protein: MKPRGINGKIKRRRLLMLVAAVALTAFAAGCGTQKAWNLWANDAAGVQSDITGMLGGGKHIVKTALAGAGVSGADSSGQSGQSGEGQGEQPVQSETGLDGASQEGKGSAGVPGDPGMTQPAAVPLTKPTLPVVHYDAAPGSKLAALTFDDGPDAKYTPAILDILEKYKVKATFFTVGTQVKKYPNMMRHIVKEGHEIGNHTYHHANLTKLDNEKIADEIMWTDTLIKREVGFVPRLVRAPYGALSPSVKEIIKDNGRTLVNWTVDTRDWAGETAAEIRENVDEHIHPGGIILMHSFGSSNIHNTVDALPLVIQDLHKKGYTLVTVDELLSAKEQAQAVSKK, encoded by the coding sequence ATGAAACCAAGAGGCATTAACGGAAAGATTAAGCGCCGCCGGCTGCTTATGCTGGTGGCTGCTGTAGCGCTCACGGCGTTCGCGGCCGGCTGCGGCACGCAGAAAGCATGGAATTTGTGGGCGAATGACGCGGCGGGAGTCCAGTCGGATATAACTGGAATGCTCGGCGGCGGCAAGCATATCGTGAAGACGGCGCTTGCCGGAGCCGGCGTCTCCGGCGCGGATTCGAGCGGGCAGTCCGGTCAGAGCGGCGAAGGGCAAGGTGAACAGCCGGTTCAAAGTGAAACGGGCCTGGACGGCGCATCTCAAGAAGGGAAGGGCAGCGCCGGCGTGCCGGGTGACCCCGGGATGACGCAGCCCGCCGCTGTGCCGCTCACGAAGCCAACGCTGCCTGTAGTGCACTATGATGCCGCTCCCGGCAGCAAGCTCGCAGCGCTTACGTTCGATGATGGTCCCGATGCCAAATACACACCTGCGATTCTGGATATATTGGAGAAATACAAGGTTAAGGCGACGTTCTTCACGGTAGGCACGCAGGTCAAGAAATACCCGAATATGATGCGGCACATTGTCAAAGAAGGTCATGAAATCGGCAATCATACTTATCATCACGCAAATTTGACCAAGCTGGACAATGAGAAGATCGCGGACGAAATCATGTGGACGGATACGCTGATCAAGCGTGAGGTCGGCTTCGTGCCAAGGCTTGTCCGTGCACCATACGGTGCACTGTCGCCTTCAGTGAAAGAGATTATAAAGGACAACGGGCGCACGCTTGTCAATTGGACCGTCGATACCCGGGATTGGGCGGGCGAGACGGCGGCGGAAATACGGGAGAACGTGGATGAGCACATACATCCGGGTGGCATCATTCTCATGCACTCATTCGGGAGCAGCAACATTCACAACACCGTCGATGCGCTGCCGCTCGTAATCCAGGATTTGCACAAGAAGGGTTATACACTCGTAACGGTGGATGAATTGCTGTCCGCGAAGGAACAAGCACAGGCGGTGTCGAAGAAATAG